DNA sequence from the Nitrospirae bacterium YQR-1 genome:
ACTTTGTCAGCCCTCCTTAGTGGCTTACTCATTACTATCTTCTTATATCGGAGTTAATGACACAGTTTTTTTCACACAAGTATGACACCTCTACTTATTTTTTTGAAGATGGGGTTTACTTGACGCTTACTTTTCTCATTTGTTTTCAACCCTTAGACGTTTTACTACTCGGAACTTCCGTTTTAACCGTAAATTCACCTCAATAAACACAAAAACACCCCAGATGGTGGGTAATAACCGTCTTTACAGAGATTTCTACCTATTCAAATTTTATCTTTTATCAGTATGGTTTCATAAATATAAAACCCCTAACAGGGGGTTGTGTCTGTTAAGGGGGTTTTTAATTTGTTATATTATGATTACTGATTTATTGTAAAGACCACAATTGTTCAGGTGTTATTTTACAAGTACTCTGAACAATTGCTGCACCACCTCCGGTATTTGCATGAGATACTTCCAAACATTTGCCATTTCCATTATAAATCCAATAATAACCAGATATTGGTTGATAAAGAGTCCAATTTGCATTGTTGCCGCAACCACAACTATATTGCATTATAGCACCACCGTCACCAGTATTTGCCTCTTGAACAGTAATGCACTTTCCACTGTTAGAACTTGATATCTGATAACCTTGACTACACCCACTGACTAAACTCCATTTTTGATTTGAACCACTACCACAAGAAAACTGAGTGACTGTAACATAATTACCAGTTTCACCGTTTGAATTATCTAAGCAGAGACTACTTTTTAAATTTACAATTTTATAAGTAGTACTTGCCTGACTATTCGGACTAGTTACATCATCACCCCAAGCACTACCAAATCCCATCATCATAACCAAAGCAAACACTACCATCATAACCAAAGGCACCTTTTTCATAATCCCTCCGCTAAAACATTTATTGATTTATCTCAAAATGAGATATACGTATAATCAAAACTATGTCTGTACCTATTGATGGAAAATTTTACAAAAAAAAAAAAATAAAAGTCAAGCAAAATATTAAAAATGCTTATGTAGTTAACTCCGGCAGAGTTTTTTTATCATCTAATGATGCAGAGAAAAGACTGGATTGTCGCTCGTAGGCGGGAATGACAAAAGGAGGATTTTCTTTTTTCTGTCATTCCGAGCGAAAGCCGGAATCCAGTTCTTTGTTAACGGAGTTAACTACAAAGGCAATTTAATCAATAAACGTGTTTATAATACCGCAGATATCATATCAGCAAGTTTCGGCAAATCATATAATTATACTAAAGAGGAAATTATTCCTCATCTCTTAACTGTAAGAATTTCAGCCTCATATAATGGGCCTCGACATGGTCCACAATTCGGATAGAACCCTAGGTGAAAATGCTTGCACCTAAGCATATTATTTAACAATATCAATGAGTTACAAAAACAGTGTTTCAAATCCCTGCACCGCCACTTATTTTAACACGCTGCTAAACTGCTGGTTTCGTCTCACGCTCATACATTTTATTATAGTGCATTTGCCCTGAGTCCTTCCCCTTATCTTTTACTTTTTTGAATGCAACTTGGTATAAATACGTACCGTGGGCGTTGACCCCTTTAAAATTTGAAACACACAATCTCATTGACAATTTCATGTATATATGACTTTTGCGTTGAAAAGAACGCTGCTTTCGTGCTACAATTGGAGTGTGGTAAGCACTATACCGGAGACGGACAGCAAGACGGCTGATTTAATGGCGGTAATTTGATAGAAAACCGAAAGGCGCAATGGACTTAAAAACATATTTAGCCGAAAAAAGGGCTCTGGTAGAGGGGTATCTGAAGGATTACTTTTACCATGCCGGAGAGCCCTCAGTACTGTTTGACTCAATGCGGTATTCCCTCTTTGCCGGAGGTAAGAGGATAAGGCCGATTCTTTGCTTAACCGCCTATGAGGCATGTGGCGGAAACGGTATTGATATACTGCCCCAGGCCTCAGCAATAGAGATGATTCACACATACTCCTTGATACATGACGATTTACCGGCTATGGATAATGATGATTTAAGGCGGGGAAAGCCGACAAACCATATAGTATATGGTGATGCGATGGCTATCTTAGCAGGAGACGGGCTTCTGACGGAGGCCTTTAAAATGTTTACTGAAAGCAATGACAGCACTACCCTGTACATATTGCCGGCCATACGTGAACTGGCCGCCTCAGCCGGACTCAGCGGCATGGTGGCAGGGCAGGCGCTTGATATACTCTCAGAGGGTAAAGTACCGGATAAAACCACCCTTGAGTTTATTCACAGAAACAAGACCGCTGCATTGCTTAAAACCTCGGTGCGTCTGGGAGGGGTTCTCTATGGAGCACAAAGAGGTGTGATGGATGCTCTTACACAATATGGTGAGGCTATTGGACTTGCCTTTCAGGTAGTCGATGATATTTTAGATATCACAGGTACTACCCAGGAGCTGGGAAAACCGCGGGGTTCGGATGACAATAAAAATAAGATGACATATCCGACCC
Encoded proteins:
- a CDS encoding RICIN domain-containing protein produces the protein MKKVPLVMMVVFALVMMMGFGSAWGDDVTSPNSQASTTYKIVNLKSSLCLDNSNGETGNYVTVTQFSCGSGSNQKWSLVSGCSQGYQISSSNSGKCITVQEANTGDGGAIMQYSCGCGNNANWTLYQPISGYYWIYNGNGKCLEVSHANTGGGAAIVQSTCKITPEQLWSLQ
- a CDS encoding polyprenyl synthetase family protein, producing the protein MDLKTYLAEKRALVEGYLKDYFYHAGEPSVLFDSMRYSLFAGGKRIRPILCLTAYEACGGNGIDILPQASAIEMIHTYSLIHDDLPAMDNDDLRRGKPTNHIVYGDAMAILAGDGLLTEAFKMFTESNDSTTLYILPAIRELAASAGLSGMVAGQALDILSEGKVPDKTTLEFIHRNKTAALLKTSVRLGGVLYGAQRGVMDALTQYGEAIGLAFQVVDDILDITGTTQELGKPRGSDDNKNKMTYPTLYGIERSKEIARELINRGLETAEFFKGNALWLKEIANYLLERTN